A region of the Romboutsia hominis genome:
TTACCTAATACCAACTTTAGTTCTTATAATTCTCTAATTAGCGTATTTGTTGTAATTATATTAATTAGAGTACTTTATAGATTTTTTAAAGATTTTAAATCATTTACAAAAGTAGATATACTAGGATATATAGTTGTTTTTATTATTGGTTTATCTTTATTATTTACTGTTAATACTTAAGGTGGTTAATTTTAACCATTATTTTTTTATCTATTTATAAGTTTTTTCTAAAAAATATTTTTGACCTTTTCCAGTTATAAGTGTTGTTGTTGATATTATTTCACCTTCACTTGTATTTAAAATACTTTCAGATACTTTAAAAAGCCCTCTTTCTATATACACTTGCTTTGGCATGTTCTTTTCTTTACCACTTTTTATAAGATAACCATTTGCTCTTAACATACTAAATAGTCTATTTCTTCCTATTTTTATGTTATTGTTGTTTAATATTTTAGCAAACTGTCCTATTGTTATAGCATCTTCACTTGTAGCTATAGTTTTTGCAAAATTTACAAGTGGCTTATCTAGTTCTATAGTTTTTTCAAGCTTTCTAGCCTTTTTCTCTACTAACATTCTTTGATTTCTTTCTTCCTTTAACTTAGTTACCATTTGTATTATAAAGTCTGGATTTTCTAAAGCTTTTTCAATAACATCTTCATTCATATAAGCTCCATTTTTTCTAATAGAAGGTATTACTTCTTCCATTATCCACTTTTCAAATCTTTTTGCACTAGGTAGTTTTGACCTAATAATTAATCTATACACATTACTTTCATCTATAAATTTCTTTCTAACAAATTGTATTATTTCACTTTTATTATCTCTAAAACCAGTAACTACCCCCACGTCGGAAAAAATTACCCCCTCTTTTTTACAATGTCTTATTATTGCATCTCTAGGATTTACATATCCTAATATCTTAGCTATTCCTATAGCCTCTATATATTCCTTGTTATTTACTACTATTACATTTATTTCTCCAAATTCCTTATTAAAAAATACCTTTAAATCTCTCATATAAATCCCCTTTGTATATATTTATTATCATTTTTTATAATTTAGCTATTTTTATTACCTTTTGGTAATATAATAAGTAAAAATTTTTGTATAACTAATTCTCAATATCTAAATTTAAAAATATCTCATTTACTTCTTTAATATTAAGATTTAATACCTTACTTATTTTTACTACTTCCTCTAATGAAAAATCTACCCTTCCATTTTCTTTAAGATTATAAGTTTTTGTATTCATCCCCATCATATTTGCTACTTTAACTTGTGTTAATCCAAATAATGCCCTTTTTGATTTAAGTATTCTAAGTCCCATTATTTTACTCCCCTATCTCTATTTTATTTTTTTATGATAAATATTTTTTTGCTCCTTTGTAACTAAATATTACATCCATATTTTGTAAGTGTCAATTAGTTTTTGGTAATTTTATTATACAAATTATCATTTTTTTAGTAATTTGTATATTTTGTATATTTTTATTACCGTATGTACATTTTTATTTCCTTTTTAATAACACTGTGATATTATTAAAATATAACTAAATAATGTTAATTTTAACCAAAGGAGCGTGAAGAATTTGGAGACTATTGCACAGAGAATTTCTAGAGCTAGACGTTATTTAAATTTAAATCAAAAAGAATTAGCAAAAAGAGCAAATATAACAGAAGCTAGTTTATCTAGATATGAAAATGGATTAAGAGAACCAAAATCTGCCGTACTTTCAAGACTTGCTGATGCACTTGAAGTGTCTACTGACTACTTACTAGGCCTTACTGATGAAAGAACTTATGATGAATGTGATATAACTAAAAAAAGTGAAAAAGATATTAAAAACATATTAGAAAATGCTGAAGAAATGTTAAAGCAAGATGGATTAATGTTTTGTGGTAAGCCAGCTTCTAAAGAAGCCATAGATGGGGTTTTACAAGCTATTAAAATGGGGATGCTTTTAGCTATAGACAAAGAAAAGAATAAATAGTAATAACTTTTAATTTTTTGAGCGAAGCGATTTTTGAGCAACGGACGAAGTCGTTGGCGACATGAGCAAAGCGATTTTTATGAAGGGGAGATTAATTTTGAATTTAAAATATATAAAAGAAAAAGTGAGAATTCTAAAGAAGTATTATCCAGGATATAGTGCATTAGAATTACTTCATCAATTTAAAGTTGTTACTTCTTGTTTTGATGATATTTTGGGGACTGACTTACCTGAGGGGTGTTATTTTAAGATTGGTAATACAAAGTATGTACTTATAGACCCTAATCTTTCTGATGAAGATAAAAAAAGAGTTTATACTCATGAACTTGGACATGTACTACTTCATCCAGATATAAATACTTTAGAGGTTGAAAAATATGATCCGATTCTTTATGAAAAACTTGAAAAGGAAGCTGATACTTTTGTAGCTGAGTTTTTATTAGATGATGATGTCTTTATGAAATACTTTACTGGTTGTAATTATAAAATAGCAAATCATGAAAAAATACCTGTTAGGTATGTTAATATCAAAGTAAATAATTTAGATAAATCTGTTAAAAAACACTATGAACAACTTTTTGCTACAAATTCTCACTATGTTTCATATTAAATAATATTGGTAATACTTTTTACCAATTTATTTTTATGCCTAATTTTAGATATTTATAAAAATTTTTTAAATAAAAAAGAGCAATATTTCTAATGCTCTATTAGTTTTAGTATATTAAATTTGACCCTCTTCAATTAACTGAGAATGTGTATTATCTATCATAATTTTTATTTTACCTCTATACATAAGTTTAAATATGCCCCACGCTATAATCCCACCTAATGTATTTAATATTAAATCTTCAACATGAACAACTCTTGTATATGTAAGTCCAAATATATTCATAACTAACTGAGTTAACTCTATTGATAATGATATTAAAAAAGTTATCTTAGTAGCGGATTTTAAATCTCTTGATTTTTCACTTTTTGCACATATATACAGTATAAATGGCATTAATAAAATTAAATTTCCAACTATATTTCTTATTATACTTCCAAGGTAATTTGCACCTTTAAAATAATCTATAAATGGAACTATGTTTATATTACACCTTTCTATAAAGCTTAATTCCTGTAAATATGGAGACATTTCACCTATAGTTATAGGTAAAATAGTTATTCCTATAAGTAAAAATAAATATATAACAAATAGATTAGTTAAAATTTCATCCCCAATGTTAAATTTAATCCCCTTTTTCTTTCTGTTCATTAAGATTATTATTCTTGCAATTATCCATATTGGTAATCCAAAAATAAATAATCCACGCAGTTCAAATGAATACATATCTTACTCCCCTTCAACTATTTTCCAAAATTTACAATACTTAATATACCATGATTGTAAATTTATATCAATTAGGTCATAAGAATATTCACTTGCCTTTTATTGTTTCAAATAATTATTTTATTTCTTTTTCAAAAATAATTTGATAACAATATGATGCTTGATATGGTGCTATACCAGTATTTTCATTTACTGGAACAATAACTTGCTTTAATCTCCATCCATTTTTTACTTCTTCTTGAATAGTATTTTTACATTCCTCAAAAGTATCACCAGTTTTAATATTCCATCCTTTTTTTAATGGCACTTTTATAAATTTATACTCATACATATAACTCCCCCCCCCTTTATTTAATTATAGCAATTGTTACAGGTAATATATAACAATAAAATAGAAGCAAATGCTCCTATCTTATAAAATAATAGTATCTATTTAAATTTATATAATAAATAAAATATCATTTTGATAGTAATTTATTAAGTACCCTTTTTTTGTATTTTCCTATTTTAGATACATCATGAGTTTCTGAATATATCCCAATAAATATTAATGTAAAACCTAATCCAACACATATCCCTTTTATAAACTCTGGAAGTAAATTAGTGCAATTTCCTAACAAGAAAATAATGTTGAATAATAATCCAAAATTTATATAATTATTTAATCTCTTCATATATATCACCTCCACCCCTTTTATAATATATTCTATACAGAAATTTAACTTTCGCAACTATATAATCCTCTATAAAAAAGGCTAGGCAAAATGCCTAACCTATAACCTTCTTATCATATATACCTTCCAGACTAGCCTTTCTAACCCTATCCCTTATAACATCCTTATCTATAGTATAAAATCCTAGCTCCTTCATCCTATTAAAATAAATACTTCCTGCAAATGTAAATCTTAACTTATCTCCACCTTCTTTTTGCATTTCATTATTAGAATAAGCTAAAAAATCACCTATTAATAAATTCGTTGGAAGTTGAAGTAAATACATTCCAACACAGCTTCTAGCTGCATTATGTCCTGCCAAGCTTCCTGTACATATTGCCTCTGTATGACCTACATAAAATCCTGATTTTTCTCCACCAACAAATAAATTATTTATACCTTTAGCTCTCATATAGTTATCTCTTTTAGCTACAGATAAATATCTAATAGAATTACCCTTACCACCAGCATATGGGTCAACTATACAAGCATTCTCAAAGCCTTTAACTTTTCTTAGTTTTTCTATAGCAAAAAATGGACTCATAAGTTTTGCATGACCTGTATCTAGTAAAACTATATTATCAGAAAATGCAGGTAGAGCATATTGTTGACATACCTTTAAGTCTAACTTCTTTTCATTTTTAAGTTCATCAGGTAGCGCTATTACTGCACATCCTTTTTCATTTAATTCCTTTTGTATATCTTCACTTAAAGATTCTTTTAATAGTTTCATAGAACCACTAAATGCACCAAAGTCACCATTATTTCTTCTTCCCATCATATCTTCTAATCCACAAGTTTCACTTATACTCACTCTTCCTCCAAAAGATGGACATCTTAGTACACACATTGCACACCCATTACCATACTTTGTACAGTTACCCATAGGACCTGCTGAACCTGTTGTTTCAACAAATGCTTCACCATATACTTTTTCTCCATCTTCTAAAATTACAGCTTTTATATTACCGTTTTCAACCTCTGCATCTACAACTCTGCTAAATAATCTAACGTCTATTCCCATTTCTATTAACTTATTTCTTACTTGTCTTTCTACCTTTGTTACATTATACAATGTAGCATGATCATGTCCTGGGAAATTTATATCTTTATGAGTACAATATTTATCAGTGATTTCAAATAACTCTCTAGCACCTAGTGCTATTGCTTCTTCTGCTGCTGTATATCTTCCGTTATTTCTCATTATTCCACCAACATTACCTAGACCTATTAATAAGTCTGTTTTTTCTAATACGGTAACATCAGCACCTGCTTTTTTAGCAGATATGGCAGCAGCACATCCTGACCATCCACCACCAATAACAACTACTTTAGGCATTACAACTCCCCCTATACATTGTTAGAATTTAAAAAATCTCTACTGTTTATTTGCATCTTACAAGATTTAACTTTTTCTCCATTTACATTGATTATGCAAGCACCACATATTCCTTCACCGCAACATATTAAGTTATTGTTTGATATAGCAAATTTTATATCTTTGCTGTATTCATCTACAATATCCATAATATATTTATTAAATCTATTGCCTCCAGCTGAATACACTAGGCTTATATCATTTCTTTTTATATAGTCTAATAAGAAGTCTTTATTTTCATTTATATCAGTTATATATACATTTATTCCTAATTTTTCTAACTTATCTACTACTTCATCTAATATATCTGCTTGGTTATTTATAAACACTTCTACCTTGTTATTATTCTCTATAAGTCTTTTAACTACATTTATAGAGTTTACTAAAGATAATCCATTGCCTATTACAACTACATTTTCTCCGGATGTAGATTTTATTTCTTTAATCCCAAATATTCCATTAAAATACGGTCCTTTTACTCTTATTTTTTTAAAGTTTATTATATTTTTAGTCTTTACTCCTACTGGCTTTATGATTATTTCTAGTATGTTTTCTTTATCATCCACATCCATAACAGATATAGGCGTGTTAAATATATCTCTATCCTTGTCTATCCCCTTAATAAGCATGTAAGCGCCTGGGCTTTTTAAATCTATTATGATATTTTTAGGAACTTGTATTTTTATAAGGTATACATTATCCTTAATTTCTTTTATATCTTTTATATCACAGATATATTCTTCTCTTTGTTTAATTTTTGAATTCTCACTATGCTTAAGTTCATTATAAATACATACTCCTTGCCATGAACAACTTGAGCATTTTTCTCCTCTTATAAGAGGACATTTTATACAATCCCCTGAGTACGCAAGATGACACGGGCAATACTTGCTCCCAGCATCTGCACATATTTTCCCACTACCCTTTTTCAATATATTCACATCCTTAAATTGTTTATTTTTTAATGTCTTGAATAGTATATTATCAATTTATTATTTTAATTTTTTTTTGTTACACTACCACAAATTAATACAAATTTTATTACTTCTATTTTTGTAGCCTCAAAATATACTTTAGTATATATAAAATTTTTGGATATGCCGTATACTTGATTTTATTAAATTTATCTTAGGAGAGTTATTTATGAATGGAGATTTCATTTTTTCTAAAGAACATCTAACTATACTTTTATTATTTTCAATATTTCTATATGTTTGTCCAAAGCTTACTAAAAATTTATTACCTTATAGTTATATTGTTGAGAAAGTAATATGTGCACTTATTATATTAGAAATAGTATCTGAACAAGTTTCATTAATATCTATGGGAGGCTATGATACATTAAATTCACTACCTATTGGACCAGGTCGATTTTGTTCTTATATTTGCATAGCAATTTTATATTTTAAAAGATATCAATTGTTTAATGTATTTTTTTCATGGAGTTTGGTTTGTTCTATAGGTGAGATAATATTTTTTAAAAGTATTCCTTATAGGTTTCCAAATATACTTTATTTCTTACTTATATTTTCTAAAATGATATTAGTATATGCTAATGTATATCTAATAGAAGTTAGAAAATTTAAGGTAAGCTCTAGTGCTATTAAAGATAATTTAATTACTTGTATAATATATTTTTCATTTTTATTTTTCTTAAATATTTTTACAAACTTTAATTTTAATCGTGATTTTTCCAATTTTAATATTTTAAATATCATTGTATTTATAATTTCAACTAATATAGTATATATACCAGTACTTTTATTTGATAAATTTAATTTTAATATTAAAAGGTAAATTTTTAAACCTATTAATATATATTATTTTCATGAGTTATCAATAGATTTATGCTTAATATAATTTAATTACATGTAAAAAAATGCTCGCTAATTTAGCGAGCAAATATACTTTTATTTCCTAATAATAAATGTAAGAAGAAAATAAAAATCTTAGGTTATTTTCATTATAACATAATTTGGTATGATTTTTTATTTTATTTTATAATAATTCCTTAAATATAACGCTTGATTCAACCATACAGTTGTATAACCTTTCTTTTTTATCTTCATCTAACTTTTCTATTCTATGACCTATTACATCTAGTAAATGGTCTACTTCAGCTTTGATTAAAACATGCCCTTTTTCAGTTATACAGTAGAAAGTATTTCTTCTATCCTTTGGATCTTCTTCTCTGTACACATATCCTTGTTCCACCAATTTGTTTAATAATATACATAAACTAGAAGTTGATACATATAAATCTTTACTTAAATTTTTAAGCTCGATTTTTTTATGCATATTTATTCTGCTTAATGTAACAAATTGCCTCTCTGTTAAAACACTATCATGTTGCACCCTCTCCGCACTTATAAGCTTTACTAAGTTAGCAAAGTCATTCATACTGTCCACCATTAATGTAGAAATTTCTCTGTTGTTCATAGCTCTTCACCTCGAAATTTTGCTCTATACACCCTATAATACCCTCTACATTAGTTAGTATTTTAACTATACACTTTATTATACTACACAATTTTAATATTTACCAATTAAATTATTTGCTTTCAAAGTATTTGCTAAAATAAAGCTATCTATAATTTATTTATTTTAAACTCTAGATAGCCCTAATTTACTTACTATTAGCATTGTTTTTTGTTTAAATCATCCTTCTTAGATAACTTTTGAATTTTTTCTATAACCTTTGGTGTAACTGCTAATATATTGTCTACCATATTTATATTGTTATCTAAGCTCATAAGTCTTGTTTCACCATCTTCAACTACTACAAATGCTACGGGTTGTATAGATATGGCTCCTGCACTTCCTCCTGCAAAGTTTGTTTCATTGTCCCATTCTACTTTTGAAATTCTATTTTCTTTATGTGGACCTCTAGAGTAATCTCCTCCACCTATACCAAATCCTATTGTTATTTTTGATATAGGTACAACAACTGTTGTATCTGTTTTTATAGGGTCTCCTATTACTGTATTTGCATCTATTGAGCCTTTAATAGTTTCAAATGTTGTCTCCATAAGACTTTTTATTGAGTTTGTCGATTTCAATATTACCACCATTCCTTTTACCTTTATTAATTTTAATGTAAATTTTATATATAGCAATCGATATTATTATTATATCTTTTATTGTCGGTTTTATTTCTATCTTTGAATCACAATTTATAAAGTTTTTAGTAAAATCTGGTTTTACATTTAAATATACCTTATTAGAGTTTATAATGTTTATTATGCTAGAATAAATAAAATTTATAAGTACATATATAAAACTTGTAAAAGGTATATTTTCACTGCCGAAATTTATATCTATATATATTTCTTCTATCTTAACTCTTTTTAGTAACCCAAATACTACTTTTATTTCTTTTAAATTTGAATTGTATATGCTTCTATTTCTTTTAATTTCTCCCTTCTTAGTTTTGGTACATTTTTTATTAGTTGGATAAAGTGGTATATTTATATTTATTATATTAAAGAAATACTTTATCCTTAAATCTACCCTTATATGTTCATTCTTTACTTTAGAAATGATTAATATATGTAACTTTGAGTTAAATAGTATTAGTAATAATACTATTACTATACAAATAATTAATAACACACTGTATCTCATAGTTTTATTATTTCTAAATATTGAATATATATACAAAAAAATACAGATATTAATTTAAATATAAAGTTATATAAGCAGTAATTTCATATACTTTTATATAGAATTTTAATATCTTGTATTATATTTTAAATTACGTATATCCTATTTTATAAATACAACAAATGAAAGGATGTATTCTATGAATAAACCAATTAACCAAAATGCAAAACAAGCTTTAAATATGCTTAAAATGGAAATTGCTAATGAACAAGGATTTAACTACAATGAAGTTAGTGATAAAATTGAAAGTAATGCCCCTCAAAACACACTAGAAGGGATATATAAGAATGTTCTTGCTGGAGAGCTAGTTGGAGGAGCTATGACTAAATCATTAGTTACTAAAGGCGAAGAAATACTTTTAAAGATGTATAAAGAAAAGTAAGTTTTTATTAAAATTAATATAATTAAAAAAATTCGCTTCGCTCATATCGCCAACGACTTTGTCCGTTGCTTAAAATATTATTTTTTACATTTTCAAAGCTATTGAAATATCTTACCTTTATGAGTTATCAATAGTTTTATACTTAATATAATTATCTTGAATGTAAAAAATCCAATAGGATAAACCTATTGGATTTCTTTTTCTTCATTTAATGGTGGTAAATCATCTAAGCTTTCTATGCTTAGTAATTTTAAAAACTCATCAGTAGTTTTATATATTATAGGTTTCCCTATTTTTTCTAACCTTCCAGCTTCTTTTATAAGTTCATTTTCAAGTAAAACAGATATTGCTCTATCACATTTTACTCCTCTTATATTTTCTACTTCAACCTTTGTTATAGGTTGTTTGTAGGCTATTATAGTTAGTGTTTCAAGAGTTGCCTGACTTAGTGTTTTCTTTTTTTTGGTTCTAATAATTTTTTTATAAATCCTGCATACTCTTTGTTAGTAGTCATTTGGTATTTATTTTCTAATTTTATTATTTGTATACCTCTATTGTTTTCCTTATACTCTTCTATTAAAGAGTTTAACATTAACTCTATCTCTTTGCTTGATAGCTCTTCATTTATTATACTATTTAGCTCACCAATACTTATAGGTTCTGAGTAAGCAAACATTATAGCTTCTATAATATTTTTAATATCTTCACGTCTCATTTTATCACTCCGAGCTTTTCTTTATTATTATGTCATCAAAGAATAAGTCTTGTTCTACTATTACTTCTTTTCCTTTTATCATTTCTAATATAGATAAAAATGTTGCTATAACTTCATCTTTATCACAAGACTCTATTATCTTTGTAAATCTTACTTCTTTTTCTACTTCTATTATACTTCTTATAAAAGATATCTTTTCTTCAACAGGTATTATTCTACCTCTTACTATTTTGTCTAATCTTTTATCTTCTACTTTTTCATCTTCAACAGATTTTACTTTAAGTATTAAAGGAAGTATATTTTTTATAGCCTCTATAGATATATCTTCTAATTCTACTTTTTCATCTGTTATTATTTCTTCTTTTTTTCTAAAGAATAATTCATCTATATAAGTTATGTTATCTTTTATAGAATCTGTTGCTAGCTTGAACTTTTTATATTCTTCTAATTGTTCTACTAATTCAAGTCTAGGGTCAACACTTTCTTCATCTTCTTTTTGTTTATATAATAAATACTTAGATTTTATTTGAAGTAACTTAGATGCCATTGTTATAAATTCACTAGTTACCTCTAAGTCCATTTTCTCTAGCATTTTTATATAATTTATGTATTGTTTTGTTATTTCTATTATTGATATGTCCTTTATATCTATCTTTTGCTTAGATATCATATCATATAATAAATCTAGTGGTCCATCATAAACCTGTAAATGTATATTATACTTCATGGATTACCTCTTAAATTATGCAAATAAAAATACTATGTTAATTATTATATCTCTTATTGGTTCTACAAATATACCAACTAATCCTGTAAATATTAAAACTAAAAATATTATACTACTCATATTTTCATATCTATAAACATATTCATTGTATTTATATGGTATAAATGTTGATACTATTCCCCATCCATCAAGTGGAGGTAGGGGAAGTAAGTTAAATGCAGCAAAACCTACATTATATATCATAGTCATAGAAGCTATTAAATTAATAGCATACATATTTATATACTTATTTATAAGCACACATATTATAGCAGTTATAATGTTTGCTATAGCTCCTGAAAATGAAACTAACACATTTCCTATCTTGTAGTTTTTAAAATTATTTGGATTAACAGGAACAGGTTTTGCCCAACCTATTTTAAATATAATCATCATTAAAAGCCCAATAGGGTCTATATGCTTAGCTGGATTTATAGTCATTCTTCCATACATCTTAGCCGTATCATCCCCCAGTAAGTGTGCCGAATACGCATGACCAAACTCATGAACGCTTATAGCAACAGCAATTGCAACTACCGTTGACAATATATAATCTAAATTCATTTTTTCATCTCCTATATTTAGTTTTAATTTTATTATATCAAGTAATTAATTCATAATCAAAACTTTTGTATAATCAGATACTTATATGTTAACCACTAATCTATTACATTAAAAGGCAGCTACTAATTATTTATTAATAGCTGCCTTTTTAATTTATATATTATTTATAATGTGGTGTAAGTGGTGTTAATACTTCACAACCATCTTCAGTAACTAATATCATATCTTTTATATTAAATCCACCAAATCCAGATATATAACATGGTGTTTCTATACAAAGTATCATACTAGCTTCTAGTTTTCTTTTTTCGATTAATGATATA
Encoded here:
- a CDS encoding spore germination protein GerW family protein, yielding METTFETIKGSIDANTVIGDPIKTDTTVVVPISKITIGFGIGGGDYSRGPHKENRISKVEWDNETNFAGGSAGAISIQPVAFVVVEDGETRLMSLDNNINMVDNILAVTPKVIEKIQKLSKKDDLNKKQC
- a CDS encoding site-2 protease family protein codes for the protein MNLDYILSTVVAIAVAISVHEFGHAYSAHLLGDDTAKMYGRMTINPAKHIDPIGLLMMIIFKIGWAKPVPVNPNNFKNYKIGNVLVSFSGAIANIITAIICVLINKYINMYAINLIASMTMIYNVGFAAFNLLPLPPLDGWGIVSTFIPYKYNEYVYRYENMSSIIFLVLIFTGLVGIFVEPIRDIIINIVFLFA
- a CDS encoding ImmA/IrrE family metallo-endopeptidase; translated protein: MNLKYIKEKVRILKKYYPGYSALELLHQFKVVTSCFDDILGTDLPEGCYFKIGNTKYVLIDPNLSDEDKKRVYTHELGHVLLHPDINTLEVEKYDPILYEKLEKEADTFVAEFLLDDDVFMKYFTGCNYKIANHEKIPVRYVNIKVNNLDKSVKKHYEQLFATNSHYVSY
- a CDS encoding DUF2953 domain-containing protein, which encodes MRYSVLLIICIVIVLLLILFNSKLHILIISKVKNEHIRVDLRIKYFFNIININIPLYPTNKKCTKTKKGEIKRNRSIYNSNLKEIKVVFGLLKRVKIEEIYIDINFGSENIPFTSFIYVLINFIYSSIINIINSNKVYLNVKPDFTKNFINCDSKIEIKPTIKDIIIISIAIYKIYIKINKGKRNGGNIEIDKLNKKSYGDNI
- a CDS encoding YwaF family protein translates to MNGDFIFSKEHLTILLLFSIFLYVCPKLTKNLLPYSYIVEKVICALIILEIVSEQVSLISMGGYDTLNSLPIGPGRFCSYICIAILYFKRYQLFNVFFSWSLVCSIGEIIFFKSIPYRFPNILYFLLIFSKMILVYANVYLIEVRKFKVSSSAIKDNLITCIIYFSFLFFLNIFTNFNFNRDFSNFNILNIIVFIISTNIVYIPVLLFDKFNFNIKR
- a CDS encoding helix-turn-helix transcriptional regulator translates to MGLRILKSKRALFGLTQVKVANMMGMNTKTYNLKENGRVDFSLEEVVKISKVLNLNIKEVNEIFLNLDIEN
- a CDS encoding VanZ family protein, giving the protein MYSFELRGLFIFGLPIWIIARIIILMNRKKKGIKFNIGDEILTNLFVIYLFLLIGITILPITIGEMSPYLQELSFIERCNINIVPFIDYFKGANYLGSIIRNIVGNLILLMPFILYICAKSEKSRDLKSATKITFLISLSIELTQLVMNIFGLTYTRVVHVEDLILNTLGGIIAWGIFKLMYRGKIKIMIDNTHSQLIEEGQI
- a CDS encoding segregation and condensation protein A, with protein sequence MKYNIHLQVYDGPLDLLYDMISKQKIDIKDISIIEITKQYINYIKMLEKMDLEVTSEFITMASKLLQIKSKYLLYKQKEDEESVDPRLELVEQLEEYKKFKLATDSIKDNITYIDELFFRKKEEIITDEKVELEDISIEAIKNILPLILKVKSVEDEKVEDKRLDKIVRGRIIPVEEKISFIRSIIEVEKEVRFTKIIESCDKDEVIATFLSILEMIKGKEVIVEQDLFFDDIIIKKSSE
- a CDS encoding helix-turn-helix domain-containing protein — encoded protein: METIAQRISRARRYLNLNQKELAKRANITEASLSRYENGLREPKSAVLSRLADALEVSTDYLLGLTDERTYDECDITKKSEKDIKNILENAEEMLKQDGLMFCGKPASKEAIDGVLQAIKMGMLLAIDKEKNK
- a CDS encoding MarR family winged helix-turn-helix transcriptional regulator, which codes for MNNREISTLMVDSMNDFANLVKLISAERVQHDSVLTERQFVTLSRINMHKKIELKNLSKDLYVSTSSLCILLNKLVEQGYVYREEDPKDRRNTFYCITEKGHVLIKAEVDHLLDVIGHRIEKLDEDKKERLYNCMVESSVIFKELL
- a CDS encoding small, acid-soluble spore protein, alpha/beta type: MNKPINQNAKQALNMLKMEIANEQGFNYNEVSDKIESNAPQNTLEGIYKNVLAGELVGGAMTKSLVTKGEEILLKMYKEK
- a CDS encoding DUF4177 domain-containing protein yields the protein MYEYKFIKVPLKKGWNIKTGDTFEECKNTIQEEVKNGWRLKQVIVPVNENTGIAPYQASYCYQIIFEKEIK
- a CDS encoding FAD-dependent oxidoreductase, translated to MPKVVVIGGGWSGCAAAISAKKAGADVTVLEKTDLLIGLGNVGGIMRNNGRYTAAEEAIALGARELFEITDKYCTHKDINFPGHDHATLYNVTKVERQVRNKLIEMGIDVRLFSRVVDAEVENGNIKAVILEDGEKVYGEAFVETTGSAGPMGNCTKYGNGCAMCVLRCPSFGGRVSISETCGLEDMMGRRNNGDFGAFSGSMKLLKESLSEDIQKELNEKGCAVIALPDELKNEKKLDLKVCQQYALPAFSDNIVLLDTGHAKLMSPFFAIEKLRKVKGFENACIVDPYAGGKGNSIRYLSVAKRDNYMRAKGINNLFVGGEKSGFYVGHTEAICTGSLAGHNAARSCVGMYLLQLPTNLLIGDFLAYSNNEMQKEGGDKLRFTFAGSIYFNRMKELGFYTIDKDVIRDRVRKASLEGIYDKKVIG
- a CDS encoding phage antirepressor KilAC domain-containing protein, whose protein sequence is MRDLKVFFNKEFGEINVIVVNNKEYIEAIGIAKILGYVNPRDAIIRHCKKEGVIFSDVGVVTGFRDNKSEIIQFVRKKFIDESNVYRLIIRSKLPSAKRFEKWIMEEVIPSIRKNGAYMNEDVIEKALENPDFIIQMVTKLKEERNQRMLVEKKARKLEKTIELDKPLVNFAKTIATSEDAITIGQFAKILNNNNIKIGRNRLFSMLRANGYLIKSGKEKNMPKQVYIERGLFKVSESILNTSEGEIISTTTLITGKGQKYFLEKTYK